A single window of Chitinophaga sp. XS-30 DNA harbors:
- a CDS encoding MG2 domain-containing protein, which yields MQRKSLLKFRNLFIVGFLAIGAWGITGFRLPDDWTDRIVTALQKFAQNYPQEKVYLHFDKDYYAAGETMWFSAYITLNDLPALGARNLYAELRDAKGAIVQKELVLAYEGGAAGEFQLPENMKPGLYQVRAYTAWMLNFDSTFLFYRNIQVFDPKSGAAGDKATSKNYAVQFFPEGGDLIQEVNSTVAFKAIDENGYPIKVAGVVRNSKDEQVGVIETVHDGMGAFELKPVAGETYKAVVESASGQQKTFPLPAVKPSGIALKVFNRGARIFYLTGFHGLDKNFNELVLIAQMQNQMVYKAMLNIEEGKVSGLIPAKDLPSGIMQLTVFDKTGRPLSERIVYLNQRTDTLDFFLDPQELNKGPRERTELVLQVPDSMRGRVSVSVTDADQVPRDANANNIITHNQLTSDLHGYVHNPYWYFRNDSASTLKALDLVMLTNGWRRFDWQKIINDKFPELRYPYEQGISVSGTAYAAGRNPVTDGQVSFLIRIPVDSSTAIASSPVDARGRFSLDNMLFSDTANIYFQGNMTNKKWRDVDVEFDRHFFDVYAPVKTPIPLLPPPPIDDRMLKNYLATVNEGNTVNRTITNRTIYLKEVNVNAKKPTAAQTTNERYTSGMFTSDNGYTFDLTQENPVAFNVFQYLQARVPGLQINGNVNSPTLSWRGGTPGVFLDQMPVDIQTVANIPMADVALIKVFRPPFLGGFGGGDGAIAIWTRRGGDSQPDPNAKSLELMKKGGYRILKEFYSPDYAVRKEVHRLPDKRLTLYWNPSLRIDTTNNTARFTFYNNDFTKNYHVVLEAMDQYGRVGRVEKDF from the coding sequence ATGCAACGCAAATCCCTGCTAAAGTTTCGTAACCTGTTCATCGTCGGCTTCCTGGCCATCGGAGCCTGGGGTATAACAGGTTTCAGGTTACCCGATGACTGGACGGACAGGATCGTCACCGCACTACAAAAATTCGCCCAAAACTACCCACAGGAAAAGGTGTACCTCCATTTTGACAAAGATTATTACGCTGCCGGGGAAACCATGTGGTTTTCCGCATACATCACCCTGAATGACCTCCCCGCCCTCGGGGCCCGCAACCTCTACGCGGAGTTACGGGACGCCAAGGGCGCCATCGTTCAGAAAGAGCTGGTACTGGCATATGAAGGCGGGGCCGCGGGCGAATTCCAGCTGCCGGAGAACATGAAACCGGGCCTTTACCAGGTAAGAGCTTACACGGCCTGGATGCTTAACTTCGATTCTACCTTTCTCTTCTACAGGAATATACAGGTCTTCGACCCCAAAAGCGGCGCCGCAGGCGATAAAGCTACGTCCAAGAACTACGCCGTGCAGTTCTTCCCCGAAGGGGGGGACCTGATCCAGGAAGTCAACAGCACCGTAGCATTTAAAGCCATTGATGAGAATGGCTACCCGATAAAAGTGGCCGGCGTAGTGCGCAACAGCAAAGATGAACAAGTGGGCGTCATCGAAACCGTACACGATGGTATGGGCGCTTTTGAGCTGAAACCCGTAGCCGGTGAAACCTACAAAGCCGTTGTGGAATCTGCCAGCGGCCAGCAGAAAACATTCCCGCTTCCCGCCGTTAAACCCTCCGGTATTGCACTGAAAGTGTTTAACCGCGGCGCACGGATATTTTACCTGACCGGCTTCCATGGACTGGACAAAAATTTCAACGAACTGGTACTGATCGCCCAGATGCAGAACCAGATGGTATATAAAGCCATGCTGAACATAGAGGAAGGAAAGGTAAGCGGATTAATCCCCGCCAAAGACCTCCCCTCCGGTATCATGCAACTCACCGTTTTCGATAAAACAGGCCGCCCGCTCAGCGAAAGGATCGTGTACCTCAATCAGCGGACCGATACCCTGGATTTCTTCCTGGACCCCCAGGAACTGAACAAAGGCCCGCGGGAAAGAACAGAACTGGTGCTGCAGGTGCCCGACTCCATGCGCGGACGTGTAAGCGTATCCGTTACTGATGCCGACCAGGTACCAAGAGATGCCAACGCCAATAATATCATTACCCATAATCAGCTCACCTCAGACCTTCACGGGTATGTACATAACCCATACTGGTATTTCCGTAACGACAGTGCCAGTACGCTGAAAGCGCTGGACCTGGTGATGCTGACGAACGGATGGCGGCGTTTCGACTGGCAGAAGATCATCAATGACAAATTCCCGGAACTCCGTTATCCCTATGAACAGGGAATTTCCGTTTCCGGCACCGCCTATGCCGCAGGCCGCAATCCGGTAACGGACGGCCAGGTGAGCTTCCTGATCCGCATACCGGTAGACAGCTCTACAGCCATTGCTTCATCCCCCGTGGATGCGCGGGGCCGCTTCTCGCTGGATAACATGCTCTTCAGCGATACCGCCAATATTTACTTTCAGGGAAATATGACGAATAAAAAATGGAGAGATGTGGATGTGGAGTTTGACCGTCACTTCTTTGACGTGTACGCTCCGGTAAAAACACCCATCCCCTTGTTGCCGCCACCACCGATAGACGATCGTATGCTGAAAAACTATCTGGCTACGGTGAATGAAGGCAATACGGTAAACCGGACCATCACGAACCGGACCATCTACCTGAAGGAAGTGAATGTCAATGCCAAGAAGCCAACAGCAGCACAGACCACCAACGAACGGTACACTTCCGGCATGTTCACAAGCGATAACGGTTATACGTTCGATCTGACACAGGAAAATCCCGTGGCTTTCAATGTATTCCAATACCTCCAGGCCAGAGTGCCCGGCCTGCAGATCAACGGGAACGTCAACAGTCCGACCCTTTCCTGGCGCGGCGGTACGCCCGGTGTGTTCCTGGACCAGATGCCGGTGGATATCCAGACCGTAGCGAACATCCCCATGGCGGATGTTGCGCTGATCAAAGTATTCCGTCCGCCGTTCCTCGGCGGCTTTGGCGGCGGAGATGGCGCCATCGCCATATGGACACGCAGAGGCGGCGATTCCCAACCGGACCCGAACGCCAAGAGCCTGGAGCTTATGAAAAAAGGCGGCTACCGCATACTGAAAGAATTCTACAGTCCGGACTATGCCGTGAGAAAAGAAGTGCACCGCCTGCCGGACAAACGCCTGACCTTATACTGGAACCCTAGTCTGCGTATTGACACAACAAACAACACCGCTCGTTTCACGTTCTACAACAACGACTTTACGAAGAACTACCATGTTGTGCTGGAAGCAATGGACCAGTATGGCCGGGTAGGCAGGGTGGAAAAGGATTTCTGA
- a CDS encoding NAD(P)/FAD-dependent oxidoreductase has product MGQNDENGTNRLVVIGGGAAGFFCAVNAARLHPHLEVRLLEKTNKLLSKVKVSGGGRCNVTHALTSISAMVKRYPRGAQFLKRSFPHFFVQDTVRWFADRGVELKTEDDGRMFPVTDSSGTIIDCLLREADRYGVKVAVQSEVSRISRQKEKWILHLPGGNTLEARYVCIAAGGYAQAEKFNWLQELGHTIEPPAPSLFTFNMPEHPVTALMGVSVPHAQVKIAGTKLQEAGPLLITHWGMSGPVILRLSAWGARLLQSLQYTFTLVVNWLPDQHESALRDAWHGIRLNMGGQMMHAKNPFGLPQRLWHFLLQQAGIHEEVRWADLPGKEQHKLIRCLTGMEFPVKGKTTFKEEFVTCGGVRLSEIDPNTMESRVVPGLFFAGEIMDVDGITGGFNFQHAWTSGWIAAGLGERKG; this is encoded by the coding sequence ATGGGTCAGAACGATGAAAATGGTACAAACAGACTGGTAGTGATCGGCGGCGGTGCGGCCGGGTTCTTCTGTGCGGTGAACGCCGCCAGGCTCCACCCGCATCTGGAAGTCCGCCTGCTGGAAAAGACGAACAAACTGCTCTCCAAAGTAAAGGTTTCCGGCGGAGGGCGATGTAATGTCACCCATGCATTGACGAGCATTTCAGCAATGGTTAAGCGCTATCCCCGTGGAGCGCAGTTCCTGAAGCGCTCATTCCCGCATTTCTTTGTGCAGGATACGGTCCGCTGGTTTGCAGACCGGGGAGTGGAACTGAAAACGGAGGATGACGGCCGGATGTTCCCTGTTACGGACAGCTCCGGGACAATTATCGACTGCCTGCTGCGGGAAGCGGACAGGTACGGCGTAAAAGTGGCGGTACAGTCGGAAGTAAGCCGGATTAGCCGGCAGAAAGAAAAATGGATATTGCATCTGCCGGGCGGCAATACCCTGGAAGCCAGATATGTTTGCATCGCCGCAGGCGGATATGCTCAGGCGGAGAAGTTCAACTGGCTGCAGGAACTGGGGCATACCATTGAACCGCCGGCGCCATCGCTTTTTACTTTCAATATGCCGGAACATCCGGTCACAGCCCTGATGGGTGTGTCTGTTCCCCATGCACAGGTGAAGATAGCGGGAACGAAGCTCCAGGAGGCCGGCCCCTTGCTCATTACGCACTGGGGCATGAGCGGTCCGGTGATCCTGCGTTTGTCCGCCTGGGGCGCGCGGCTGCTGCAAAGCCTGCAATATACCTTTACCCTGGTGGTCAACTGGTTGCCGGATCAGCATGAAAGCGCGCTCCGTGATGCCTGGCACGGGATACGGCTGAATATGGGTGGACAGATGATGCATGCCAAAAATCCTTTCGGATTGCCGCAAAGGCTCTGGCATTTTCTGCTACAACAGGCAGGCATACACGAAGAAGTGCGCTGGGCGGATCTGCCAGGAAAGGAACAGCATAAGCTGATCCGGTGTTTGACCGGTATGGAATTTCCTGTTAAAGGGAAAACGACTTTTAAGGAAGAGTTTGTGACCTGTGGGGGAGTGCGGTTATCGGAAATAGATCCGAATACAATGGAGAGCAGAGTAGTGCCCGGTTTGTTCTTTGCCGGCGAGATCATGGATGTGGACGGGATCACCGGCGGGTTCAACTTTCAACATGCATGGACCAGCGGCTGGATCGCTGCCGGTTTGGGGGAAAGGAAAGGTTAA
- a CDS encoding carboxypeptidase-like regulatory domain-containing protein gives MKSIVRILLVTSGILSAPGLYAQQPLSKTVSIKVSKQPVDTVLQQLSRQGRLHFSYVGTPFRKDSLVTITVIQKSVRQVLDILFDYRMQYIESGDNIILQQADGYRERHYSISGYVRDRENGQAISNASIYERATLYSTFTDGSGYFHLRLKDRGRMPSVQLTVSKELYMDTALYVMPGFDREISVTIAPAKPVMLREFTVSDQVDKTWIGKRLLSEGLRRQTQNISRFFANKPFQSSLVPSVGSHGKMAGQVVNKVSVNLVGGYSAGLNGVEFAGGFNINKKDVQYVQAAGIFNVVGGSMKGGQAAGGVNQVMRSVSGVQAAGILNTANDTVTGAQLAGVLNRAGGDVTGIQAGGLLNRAGGKAAGAQFAGLANTVKDSLHGVQAAGLGNHVSGNAGGAQAAGLINHVHGHMTGAQAAGFANIVSGDVTGLQIAGAANFNRSSTVGANIAGVFNHSHHPMKGMQLAGLANNTGDSLNGVQIAPLGNRSGGTTQGLQLGVVNIAGWLKGTQIGVVNISDTSSGYGIGLVNIARKGGYYKLSLAANDIMPLNLAFKSGRSQFYTMLSGGYDPDEERHALGLGIGRAFHLSERFAITTEILQQHIFSSGWKSLGDIYRFQPQLHLRLKRWFSLHAGPALTFSDDFKDAGLLAGQGFWAGWQIGLSLF, from the coding sequence TTGAAAAGCATCGTCCGCATCCTCCTTGTCACATCCGGTATATTGTCCGCCCCCGGCCTGTATGCACAACAGCCGCTCAGCAAAACCGTTTCCATAAAGGTCAGCAAACAACCGGTAGACACCGTATTGCAGCAACTATCCCGCCAGGGCAGGCTGCACTTCTCCTACGTTGGTACCCCATTCCGGAAAGACAGCCTCGTGACCATCACCGTCATACAGAAAAGCGTCCGGCAGGTGCTGGACATCCTGTTCGATTACCGCATGCAATACATTGAATCGGGCGATAACATCATTCTGCAGCAGGCCGACGGCTACCGTGAAAGACATTATTCCATCAGCGGATATGTGCGGGACCGCGAGAACGGGCAGGCTATTTCCAATGCCAGTATTTACGAACGTGCAACCCTCTACTCCACCTTCACCGACGGTTCAGGATATTTTCACCTCCGGCTGAAGGACAGAGGGCGCATGCCTTCCGTTCAGCTGACCGTCAGCAAGGAATTGTATATGGACACCGCGCTTTACGTCATGCCGGGGTTCGACCGCGAGATATCCGTAACGATCGCACCCGCAAAACCTGTGATGTTGCGGGAATTCACGGTTTCCGACCAGGTGGACAAAACATGGATCGGCAAACGCCTGCTTTCAGAAGGGCTGAGAAGGCAAACCCAGAACATTTCCCGGTTCTTTGCCAACAAGCCGTTTCAGTCGTCCCTCGTTCCCTCTGTTGGCTCACACGGGAAAATGGCCGGGCAGGTGGTCAATAAGGTATCCGTAAACCTTGTCGGCGGTTATTCCGCCGGATTGAACGGCGTAGAGTTTGCCGGCGGGTTCAATATCAATAAAAAGGATGTGCAGTATGTACAGGCAGCCGGTATTTTCAATGTCGTTGGCGGCAGTATGAAGGGCGGGCAGGCCGCAGGAGGTGTCAACCAGGTCATGCGGTCCGTCAGCGGTGTGCAGGCCGCAGGCATCCTTAATACCGCCAATGATACCGTAACCGGCGCGCAGCTGGCCGGCGTGCTCAACCGCGCCGGTGGAGATGTTACCGGCATACAGGCCGGGGGATTGCTCAATCGCGCCGGAGGAAAGGCCGCAGGCGCGCAATTCGCCGGGCTTGCCAATACCGTGAAAGACAGTCTGCATGGCGTTCAGGCTGCCGGCCTGGGAAATCATGTTAGCGGGAATGCCGGCGGTGCGCAGGCAGCGGGACTGATCAATCATGTACATGGCCATATGACCGGCGCTCAGGCGGCAGGGTTTGCCAATATTGTTTCCGGCGATGTTACCGGCCTTCAGATCGCCGGAGCTGCAAATTTTAACCGAAGCAGCACTGTTGGCGCGAACATCGCCGGCGTATTCAATCACAGCCACCATCCCATGAAGGGTATGCAGCTGGCCGGTCTGGCCAACAACACAGGGGACAGTCTTAACGGCGTACAAATAGCACCGCTGGGCAACCGCAGCGGCGGCACCACACAGGGGCTGCAATTGGGCGTGGTGAATATTGCCGGCTGGCTGAAGGGAACGCAGATTGGCGTTGTGAACATATCTGACACCTCATCAGGTTACGGCATCGGACTGGTCAATATTGCCCGGAAAGGTGGTTATTACAAGTTATCACTGGCTGCCAATGACATCATGCCGCTCAACCTTGCGTTCAAAAGCGGGCGCAGCCAGTTCTACACCATGCTGTCAGGCGGGTATGATCCTGATGAGGAACGGCATGCCCTCGGACTGGGGATAGGCCGTGCCTTCCATTTGTCGGAACGCTTCGCGATCACCACGGAAATATTGCAGCAACATATATTTTCTTCAGGGTGGAAGTCACTCGGAGATATTTACAGATTTCAACCACAACTTCATTTGCGACTGAAACGCTGGTTTTCCCTTCATGCCGGTCCCGCTCTTACATTCAGCGATGATTTTAAAGACGCCGGATTATTGGCCGGGCAAGGCTTTTGGGCAGGATGGCAAATTGGTTTGAGTTTATTTTGA